Genomic segment of Limnohabitans sp. INBF002:
GGCAACACGCCTGGCACGGCGTCACCGCTGCGCATCACATCGCTCACATGCGTGAGCAAACGGCGGCCCAAGGCGCCGCCGGGGTGTGAACGGGCAAAGTCTTCGGCCTTGAAACCACGCGCATCCAGCAGCGCAACGGCCAAGGCGTCGCCCATGGCCATTTGTGCGGTGGTGCTGGCGGTGGGTGCCAAGTTGAGTGGACAGGCTTCTTTGAGCACGCCTGTGTTGAGCACGATGTCCGCATGGCTGGCAAGCGTGGACTGAGCGCCGCCGGTGAGCGCCACCAGAGGAACGCCTTGACGTTTGAGCACAGGCAGGATGGCAGCGAGTTCATCGCTTTCACCGCTGTTGGAAATGGCAATCACCAAATCCGAATCTTTGACCATGCCGAGATCGCCATGGCTGGCTTCGGCGGGATGCACAAACATTGCGGCAGTGCCTGTGGAGGCCAAGGTCGCGGTGATCTTGCGACCCACATGGCCGCTTTTGCCCATGCCCATCACGACCACGCGGCCTGTGACTTTGAGGATTGCACGCACGGCTTGCACGAATGAGGGCGACAAGCCTTCGCGCAAGTGCCGCACAGCGTCTGCCTCGATGGTGAGGGTGTCATGGGCCAGCTGCAAAATGCGCTGGTCGTCCACCTGCGCAGCAGGGCTGGCGACGTGAGCATGGGTTTGGGTCATGCGCACATTTTATCGGTGGGGTGGACTTATTTGCCGATGCAGAAGCTAGAGAAGATCACGCCCAATAAGTCATCCGAAGTGAACTCACCCGTAATGGCGTTGAGTGCGTTTTGGCTCAAGCGCAGTTCTTCGGCCAACAAGTCCAGTGCGGGCACTTGGGCCTGGAGACTGGCATTGGCCAACATGAGGTGTTCGTCCACCTCGTGCAGGGCTTGTACGTGGCGCTCACGGGCCATGAACATGCCTTCGGCACCGCCCCCTTGCCAACCCACCAGATGCAGCAGTTGTTGGCGCAGCGCGGGCAGGCCGTCGCCTGTCTTGGCCGACAGGGTGAGGTGTGTGGCTTGTTGCTGGCTATCAGCGGTGCCTGCTTGGCTTGGCAGCGTTGCAGCCATGCTTTTCGCATCGGCTTTGTTCCATAAGTGCAAGACCGGCACATGGGCGTCTAGTTTGCCTTGCAATGTTTGTTCGATTTGCAGATCGGCTGCGGCATAAGCCGCATCGTCTTTGCGCGTCAGATCGTGCAAAAAGAGCACGGCATCGGCTTTGCCAATTTGGTCCCATGCGCGGGCAATGCCAATGCGCTCGACCTCGTCCACATCGGGGTGCTCACGCAAACCGGCGGTGTCCACCACATGCAAAGGTACGCCATCAATTTGAATGGTTTGCTGCACCACGTCTCGGGTGGTGCCCGCAATCGGCGTGACGATGGCCAACTCTGCGCCCGCCAAGGCGTTGAGCAACGAGCTTTTGCCAGCGTTGGGCTGGCCCGCAATGACCACGCGAATGCCTTCGCGCAACAGCGCACCTTGTTTGGTTTGCGCCATCACACGCGCAAGGTTGTGTTGCAAGCGGTTGAGCTGGCCTTGCGCGTCGGCTTGCTTCAAAAAGTCGATGTCTTCTTCTGGAAAATCCAACGTGGCTTCAACCAACATGCGCAAGTGGATGAGCGCATCACGTAACTGATGAATTTCGTTGGAGAACGCCCCCGCTAACGAACGGCTGGCACCGCGCGCTGCCGCTTCGGTGCTGGCATCAATTAAATCGGCCACCGCTTCGGCTTGGGCCAAATCGAGCTTGTGGTTCAAAAATGCACGCTGGGTAAATTCACCGGGCTGCGCCAAGCGCAAGCCCCCAAGCAAAGGCTTGCCGTGTTCGTTCAACGAAGCCGCGACGCGCAGGCAACGCGCCAGGATAAGTTGCAGCACCACTGGGCCACCATGTGCTTGCAGCTCCAACACGTCTTCGCCGGTGTAACTGTTCGGGCCTGGAAAATGCAAGGCCAGCACATGGTCTATGGGCGCGCCGGTTTCATCTGGCAACGGCATGTAGGTGGCCTCACGCGGTTTGAGTCCGCGACCACACAAAGCCAGAATCAAAGCGCCGAGGTTTTTGCCGCTCACGCGCACAATGCCCACGGCCCCTCGACCGGGTGCGGTGGCGATGGCGATGATGGGGGCGTCGTGTTGAGCAAGCATGGCTAGATTGTCCAGAAAAAAACCCGCCAACCGATGAAGGAGGCGGGTTTTTGATTGACCAAGTTTCTACGTTAGAACTTAGGCAAGTTGAATTGCGGTGGCACGCCCATGCGAATGTTGATGAGCCATTGCTGTGCAATCGACAACACGTTGTTGGTGATCCAATACAAGACCAAGCCTGCAGGGAAGAAGAAGAACATCACGCTGAAAGCCAGCGGCATGATCCACATCATCTTGGCTTGCATGGGGTCTGGTGGTGCGGGGTTCAATGCAGTTTGCAGCAACGTTGTCAATGTCATGAACAGTGGCAAGATGAAATAAGGGTCTGGTGCCGACAAGTCGTGAATCCAACCCACCCAAGGTGCGTTGCGAATTTCAACGGTCGACAACAACACCCAGTACAAAGCAATGAACACGGGGATTTGCAACGCGATAGGAACGCAACCACCCATGGGGTTGACCTTCTCTTCGCGGTAAATCTTCATCATCTCCACTTGCATTTGTTGCGGGTTGTCTTTGAGACGCTCGCGCATTTCCATGATTTTTGGATTGATGGCTTTCATCTTGGCCATGCTTTGGTACGCATGAGCGTTCAACCAGTAGAAGGCCGCTTTGAGCAAAACCACCAAGCTGACAATCGACCAGCCCCAGTTACCCAAGATGTTGTTGAGCTGATGCAGCAACCAGAACAAAGGCTTGGCCAAAATGGTCAACCAACCGTAGTCCTTGACCAACTCCAAGCCAGGGTAGAGCGCTTCGAGTTTTTTCTCTTCTTGTGGGCCGGCATAGAACGTGGCGGCCACGCTCTTGGTTTGACCTGGCTTGATCGCTTCCAAAGGCGCAATCAACGTCACGCGGTAGCAGCAATCGGCCATGGTTGAACCAATGTCGACCGCGTCGATAGAGATGTCACGGTTCATGCCATCAGGCAAGATCCATGCGCTCGCGAAGTAATGCTGCACCATGGCGATATAGCCGGTGCTGGCTTGTTTTTCAACATCTACTTTTTTCTTTTTGATGTCGGCAAACTCCACCTTTTGGTACTTCTTGGCTTCTGTGTAAATCGCAGGGCCCGTGAAGGTGGAATAAAACGAGGACTCGCCTGCAGGCTTGTTGCCATCGCGGACCAATTGGAAATACAACTGCGGTGCCACGTCTTGAGTGCCCGTGTTCACGATGTCGTGTTTCACAGCCATGTCGTACGCGCCACGCTTGACGGTGTAGGTCTTGACCAACTTCACGCCGCCTTGTGCGGCCGACTCAAACGTGATGGACAACTCGTTGTCACGGTCTTTGAGTTGGCGAGCGCCTGGGCGAACGGTCATCAAGGTCTTGTGTGTGGGCAATGCAACGCCTGGGGTGCTGGCAATCAGACCCGTTTGTGCGGTGTAGATGCGGTCTTTGCTGTCGTCCAACAACACAATTTTGTGACCCGGCTTTTGCTCGTCTTCATGCTTGAGCAACTCGGCACGGACCAACGTGCCGCCTTCGGTGTCGAAGCTGAGTTTGAACAAATCGGTTTCAACTTGAACCAACTCTTTGCTGGCAGCGCGTGTTTCAACCACTGGCACAGCCACCGTACCTTGCGGCACAACAGCCGCTGGTACGCCCGCCGCTTGCGGTGCGGCAGCCGAAGCTGCTGCCACTTGCGCTTGCTGCGCAGGTGTTGGGAAAAATGTGGCTTTGTGACCGTTGTGAACTTGCCATTGGTCCCACAGAAGGACCATGGAGAAGCCAAAGATCACCCACAAAATGGTGCGGCGAATGTCATTCATGAAGTTTTCTTTCCGGAGTTGGAAGAGGTCAAAGAGGTAAACAAAGCGGGAGGTACGGGGTCATGTCCACCCACACACCAAGGATGGCAACGCGCTAAGCGACGCAATGTCAGGTAGCTGCCACGCGCGGCACCATGAACTTCTAAAGCTTGCAACGAATACACAGAGCACGTCGGTTCAAATCGGCACGAGGACCCCAACCACGGGCTGAGGAACAAGCGGTACCCACGCACCAACGCCATTAAAAATGACTGCATCATGGTGTACTCACTCTGCCAAACAATTGTTTGAGCTCTTCACGCACCGTTTGCTTGAGTGCATCCGAAGACGCGCTGACAAACTTTTGTGCGTTAAATGTTGCGCGTAACCGAACCACATAGGCGGTGGGCATCAAGCCTTTTTCAAAGTCACGCGA
This window contains:
- the yidD gene encoding membrane protein insertion efficiency factor YidD gives rise to the protein MMQSFLMALVRGYRLFLSPWLGSSCRFEPTCSVYSLQALEVHGAARGSYLTLRRLARCHPWCVGGHDPVPPALFTSLTSSNSGKKTS
- a CDS encoding KpsF/GutQ family sugar-phosphate isomerase, encoding MTQTHAHVASPAAQVDDQRILQLAHDTLTIEADAVRHLREGLSPSFVQAVRAILKVTGRVVVMGMGKSGHVGRKITATLASTGTAAMFVHPAEASHGDLGMVKDSDLVIAISNSGESDELAAILPVLKRQGVPLVALTGGAQSTLASHADIVLNTGVLKEACPLNLAPTASTTAQMAMGDALAVALLDARGFKAEDFARSHPGGALGRRLLTHVSDVMRSGDAVPGVLPTATFSDLMREMSAKGLGASAIVDANKKVLGIFTDGDLRRLIETGTDMRQLTAQQVMHANPRTVRSGALAAEAAELMELHRITSVLVVDEKGTLCGAINTNDLMRAKVI
- the yidC gene encoding membrane protein insertase YidC, with the protein product MNDIRRTILWVIFGFSMVLLWDQWQVHNGHKATFFPTPAQQAQVAAASAAAPQAAGVPAAVVPQGTVAVPVVETRAASKELVQVETDLFKLSFDTEGGTLVRAELLKHEDEQKPGHKIVLLDDSKDRIYTAQTGLIASTPGVALPTHKTLMTVRPGARQLKDRDNELSITFESAAQGGVKLVKTYTVKRGAYDMAVKHDIVNTGTQDVAPQLYFQLVRDGNKPAGESSFYSTFTGPAIYTEAKKYQKVEFADIKKKKVDVEKQASTGYIAMVQHYFASAWILPDGMNRDISIDAVDIGSTMADCCYRVTLIAPLEAIKPGQTKSVAATFYAGPQEEKKLEALYPGLELVKDYGWLTILAKPLFWLLHQLNNILGNWGWSIVSLVVLLKAAFYWLNAHAYQSMAKMKAINPKIMEMRERLKDNPQQMQVEMMKIYREEKVNPMGGCVPIALQIPVFIALYWVLLSTVEIRNAPWVGWIHDLSAPDPYFILPLFMTLTTLLQTALNPAPPDPMQAKMMWIMPLAFSVMFFFFPAGLVLYWITNNVLSIAQQWLINIRMGVPPQFNLPKF
- the mnmE gene encoding tRNA uridine-5-carboxymethylaminomethyl(34) synthesis GTPase MnmE; the encoded protein is MLAQHDAPIIAIATAPGRGAVGIVRVSGKNLGALILALCGRGLKPREATYMPLPDETGAPIDHVLALHFPGPNSYTGEDVLELQAHGGPVVLQLILARCLRVAASLNEHGKPLLGGLRLAQPGEFTQRAFLNHKLDLAQAEAVADLIDASTEAAARGASRSLAGAFSNEIHQLRDALIHLRMLVEATLDFPEEDIDFLKQADAQGQLNRLQHNLARVMAQTKQGALLREGIRVVIAGQPNAGKSSLLNALAGAELAIVTPIAGTTRDVVQQTIQIDGVPLHVVDTAGLREHPDVDEVERIGIARAWDQIGKADAVLFLHDLTRKDDAAYAAADLQIEQTLQGKLDAHVPVLHLWNKADAKSMAATLPSQAGTADSQQQATHLTLSAKTGDGLPALRQQLLHLVGWQGGGAEGMFMARERHVQALHEVDEHLMLANASLQAQVPALDLLAEELRLSQNALNAITGEFTSDDLLGVIFSSFCIGK